The window GACCTGCGGGTGGTATTGATCAATTATCAGCCCATACTGGCCTACTGGCGCATCCCCTGCAAGGGTAACTTCAGAAGCAATCTGGCGCAGGGGGGGACCATCGACTTTGATCATATTCCCGAAGAAGGGGTAATGACGGCCCGGGACGCTGCCCGGAAATGCAGGCTGAATGATGTGGGCATCGATCTCATCCACTCCAGGGGCCTGTGGCATGTTATGGAAGCCAATATGAAATATGGACGCAAGGGGTTGACCATGAAAGGACTGGATCTCAAAGAGATCATCAGAGAAGCGCTTCTGTCAGGAGAACTGGGGTGAAGCCAAAAAATGTAAGTCTGTTGAACTGCCAAGCTCATCAGCGATTGCGTTATTGGCACTTGCCCCCGCTGATGAGGTATCGGCCGGCACCCAGTAACCAGTATCCGGTAACGAGCAACCAGCAACCAATATGAAACGAATCCTCATCATTTTTTTCCTCATTCTGATCCTTGTCCCCTGCGGATTCCTGGGTTATTTTTATTATAAGGTAAGCCGGGAAGCGGCTACGCGTATCGAGCGGGGGGCCATTGAGCAGGTCATTGCCTCTGAAAGCCCTGCCTATTACTCGGACGGCCGGACCCCCATCGGGGTCTTCTTTGAAATGACCCACAGTAAATACATCCCCTACGAGGAGATGCCCAAGGTATTTGTCAAGGCCCTGATCGCAGCGGAAGACAGTGGCTTTTTCCATCACATGGGGTTTGACATCAAGGCCGTTGTCAGGGCCTTTATCGCCAACATGAGGGCAGGCCGGGTGGTGCAGGGCGGCAGCACCATCACCCAGCAGACAGCCAAGAATATATTCAAGCGGGAAAAGCGATCCTACGTATCTAAGCTCAAGGAGGCGATGCAGGCCTTTCTCCTGGAGAAGCGATACACCAAGGAAGAAATCATCGAGATGTATGCCAACCAGTTCTTTGTAACCGGGTATGGAAAGGGCCTCTGGATCGCCGCCCAATACTTTTTTGGAAAGGACCCTCGGGATCTCGACCTGGTGGAGGCCGCATTTATTGCGGGTTCGCTGAAAGGGCCGAATCGATACAACCCCTTTATCAAGAAACGCCGTATTGAAAAAGAGGAAGCGCGACGGCTGGCCAAGGCCAGGAAGGATTATGTATTGGCCAACATGCGTAAGCTCGACTTCATCACCAACCATGAATACGCCGAGGCGTTGAAGCAGGAGGTCCCTTTTGAAGAGGGAAAGGTCACCTATCGGCTGAATGTGCTCCTGGATTACATCCGGAATCAACTCGAATCCGATTATTTCAAGGCTATTCTCGAGGAACAGGGCGTTGACAATATCGCCACGTCCGGGATCAGCATCTACACATCGGTGGACAAGGATATTCAGAATGCGGCCCTCATGAGCCTCCGCACACGTCTCCCCCTCATGGATGTGCAACTGAACGGCTACCGACCCTGTCAGGAAGGGGATATATGCGGGGAACTCGTTGAAAAAAGAGGAAAAGAAACAGAAGATAACCTCCCTTTTCTATCTCAGATTACCTCTATTAACCCGGACAGGGAGAACGGCCACTTGGTTGTGGCTTGGGACAATGGGGGCGGGATCATCGGTTTTGATGGATTCAAGGCCATAGGGAGCGCATGGGTCAAGGCCAAGGCGGGAAGCTGGGCCGTGTTCGACCGGAAACAGGTCCCGGACTTTCTGAAGACCTTCCGCGTGGGAGACCGGGTCCCGGTCCAGTTTCTGACAGACCCTGATGCGGATCCAGAAGAAGACCCAGGGCCGCAACTCATGCTCACGACAGTGCCGGAATTGGAAGGCGGGATCATAGCGCTGCAGCGGGGGATGATACGGGCCATGGTCGGGGGGTATTTTGACCGCTATTTCAACCGGGCCGTACATGCCAAGCGGCAGTTGGGCTCCATCTTCAAGCCGATCGTCTATGCTGCGGCGCTTATGCTCAAATGGAATAATCTCGACCCCCTCAAAAACAGGCGGGAGGTCTATCAGTTTGAAGGGACATCCTATGTGCCCCGGCCCGATCATGAACCCAAGAGCGACACCGTGTCCATGACGTGGGCCGGCGCCAAATCGGAAAACCTGGCAACGGTCTGGCTCCTCTATCATCTCACCGATCACCTCAATATGAGCGAATTTCGCCAGGTCGTCAATCTGGTAGGACTTGGAAGGGATGAAGGCGAGTCTTATCAGGCCTATAAACAGCGGATCAGGGACCAATTCGGCGTGATTGTTGACAGAGGCACCCTCATGGAGGCGGCCTTTGAAGAATCCAAGCGCCAGGCAAGAGGCGACATTATATTCTCAGGCCATGAGTCTGTCCTGGAAGACGTCACCCGGCTCTATTTTGATCTTGATAATCGCATGCCCGAGATGGAGGATCCAGAGGCCCGCCCGATCCTGAGATACGATTTTCAGAGGCTTCGCCGCCTTGACCTGGAGATGCGCACGCGGCTTAGGAGGGCTTTACGGAAGCTGCATACTCCCGGGTCGCCGACGGATACCGGCATCCACCGGCTCCTGCCTGAAGACCTCGGCAATTTTTACAGGGTCCCTGAACCGGGAGGCGGGACCCGAATCGTCTACACAGACCATCCCCAGCGACTCGCTCCGGCCACACCGCTGCCGATCACACTTGCATGGCTTATGGAAAAGGGCGTGGATGCCGACATGGAAAAGCAGGTGTGGATTGACAATCTGATTCCTGCCGGCGTATTGGAGACCCTGGAAACCCACTTCCAGACCCATTATAAAAGATTGCT is drawn from Deltaproteobacteria bacterium and contains these coding sequences:
- a CDS encoding transglycosylase domain-containing protein — translated: MKRILIIFFLILILVPCGFLGYFYYKVSREAATRIERGAIEQVIASESPAYYSDGRTPIGVFFEMTHSKYIPYEEMPKVFVKALIAAEDSGFFHHMGFDIKAVVRAFIANMRAGRVVQGGSTITQQTAKNIFKREKRSYVSKLKEAMQAFLLEKRYTKEEIIEMYANQFFVTGYGKGLWIAAQYFFGKDPRDLDLVEAAFIAGSLKGPNRYNPFIKKRRIEKEEARRLAKARKDYVLANMRKLDFITNHEYAEALKQEVPFEEGKVTYRLNVLLDYIRNQLESDYFKAILEEQGVDNIATSGISIYTSVDKDIQNAALMSLRTRLPLMDVQLNGYRPCQEGDICGELVEKRGKETEDNLPFLSQITSINPDRENGHLVVAWDNGGGIIGFDGFKAIGSAWVKAKAGSWAVFDRKQVPDFLKTFRVGDRVPVQFLTDPDADPEEDPGPQLMLTTVPELEGGIIALQRGMIRAMVGGYFDRYFNRAVHAKRQLGSIFKPIVYAAALMLKWNNLDPLKNRREVYQFEGTSYVPRPDHEPKSDTVSMTWAGAKSENLATVWLLYHLTDHLNMSEFRQVVNLVGLGRDEGESYQAYKQRIRDQFGVIVDRGTLMEAAFEESKRQARGDIIFSGHESVLEDVTRLYFDLDNRMPEMEDPEARPILRYDFQRLRRLDLEMRTRLRRALRKLHTPGSPTDTGIHRLLPEDLGNFYRVPEPGGGTRIVYTDHPQRLAPATPLPITLAWLMEKGVDADMEKQVWIDNLIPAGVLETLETHFQTHYKRLLIDERYSLEILSRIRDFRTLVNLTFVVYLSKKIGISTPLDPVLSFPLGPNSISIMEAALAYETLVTGKRAPLSLEEDAAMVPIITKIVDREGEVIYEFAPEPERVLSKRVSTLTTEILRKVMEAGTGRKARDAVRMFDIPIPTFGKTGTANRFTNSSFVGFIPGRDVETNQFDMADGYAIAAYVGYDDNRPMKGKHIEIYGSSGALPLWIDTANAIINTPEFQKGIEPADLVFSGPLVGPAAGEGDLRSVPVSPVTGLPLSPWETHRLSQGPSVVTEAAPHGGTWELKREFDPF